Proteins encoded by one window of Acetivibrio thermocellus ATCC 27405:
- a CDS encoding nucleoside kinase, translating into MNENNLNMIKVVFPDNSEREVYEGISLQELSESCKNQYKSTIVAAKVNNDIKELSYRLNESCRVEFIDLTDDDGMRIYKRSLSFILIKAVNDLFPDRKVIICHSISKGIYCEVKGDTPLTVEEVDMIKNRMKEIVNLKIPFIKKIMSLDEAREVFRKIGRMDRFRSIEYRKKPYVTLYECDGFQDYFYGYMVPHTGYLDKFDLKYYQPGLILMSPEKTSPDAIPQFKEQKKLFSIFAEYKKWGKILGVEDVSALNDIVKEGKINELIRVAEALHEKKIAQIADMIAFNEHKKKVVLIAGPSSSGKTTFAHRLSIQLKVNGLRPVTISLDDYFVDRELTPKDENGEYDFEALEAIDIKLFNRHLAELIEGKEVDVPIFNFPKGCRESFCRKLKIDEDQIIIIEGIHGLNEKLTASIPKENKFKIYVSALTSMNIDEHNRIPTTDTRIIRRIVRDYQFRGCSAANTIKRWPSVRRGEERNIFPFQEEADVMFNSALMFELGVLKTYAEPLLMEIDSSEPEYSEARRLIEFLNNFLPIDSKEIPANSIIREFIGGSCFYQ; encoded by the coding sequence ATGAATGAAAACAATCTAAATATGATTAAAGTGGTATTTCCGGATAACAGCGAAAGAGAAGTGTATGAAGGAATATCTTTGCAGGAATTGAGTGAAAGCTGCAAAAACCAATATAAATCAACCATTGTGGCGGCAAAGGTTAACAACGATATAAAGGAATTAAGCTATCGTCTTAATGAAAGTTGCCGGGTGGAGTTTATCGACCTTACGGATGATGACGGAATGAGGATATATAAAAGAAGCCTCAGCTTTATTCTCATTAAGGCCGTAAATGACCTTTTTCCCGACAGAAAGGTTATAATTTGCCATTCCATCAGCAAGGGAATTTACTGTGAGGTTAAAGGCGACACACCTCTTACTGTTGAAGAGGTAGACATGATAAAAAACAGAATGAAAGAAATTGTCAATTTGAAAATTCCTTTCATAAAGAAGATAATGTCTCTTGATGAGGCAAGGGAAGTATTCAGAAAAATCGGAAGAATGGACAGGTTCCGTTCCATAGAATACAGAAAAAAGCCCTATGTGACTTTATACGAATGCGATGGGTTCCAGGACTATTTTTATGGATATATGGTGCCTCATACGGGGTATCTGGATAAATTTGATTTAAAATATTATCAGCCCGGCCTGATATTGATGAGTCCGGAAAAAACCAGTCCGGATGCTATACCGCAATTCAAAGAGCAAAAGAAGCTTTTCAGCATATTTGCGGAATACAAAAAATGGGGAAAAATACTTGGTGTCGAAGATGTGAGTGCGCTAAATGACATTGTAAAGGAAGGCAAAATAAATGAGCTTATAAGAGTTGCAGAGGCTTTGCATGAGAAGAAAATTGCGCAGATTGCGGATATGATAGCCTTTAATGAGCATAAGAAGAAAGTCGTTTTGATTGCCGGTCCGTCTTCATCGGGAAAGACAACCTTTGCCCACAGACTTTCGATACAGCTTAAGGTAAATGGTTTGAGGCCCGTTACCATATCTCTGGATGATTATTTTGTTGACAGGGAGCTTACTCCCAAGGATGAAAACGGAGAATACGACTTTGAGGCCCTGGAGGCTATTGATATCAAACTTTTCAACCGGCATCTTGCGGAGCTGATAGAAGGGAAAGAAGTTGACGTTCCGATTTTCAATTTCCCTAAAGGATGCAGGGAAAGCTTTTGCAGGAAGCTTAAGATTGACGAAGACCAGATAATCATAATTGAAGGCATACACGGATTGAATGAAAAACTGACGGCCTCAATTCCAAAAGAGAACAAATTCAAGATATATGTGAGCGCACTTACCTCAATGAATATTGATGAGCATAATCGTATACCTACTACGGATACACGAATCATCAGAAGGATTGTAAGAGATTACCAATTCAGAGGCTGCAGTGCGGCAAACACTATAAAACGCTGGCCTTCTGTAAGAAGGGGCGAGGAGAGAAACATATTCCCGTTCCAGGAAGAAGCGGATGTAATGTTTAATTCAGCGCTTATGTTTGAACTGGGAGTTTTAAAAACCTATGCGGAACCGCTGCTGATGGAGATAGATTCTTCTGAGCCTGAATATTCCGAGGCAAGGAGACTTATAGAATTTTTGAACAATTTCTTGCCGATAGACTCGAAAGAGATTCCTGCAAATTCAATAATAAGGGAGTTTATTGGCGGAAGTTGTTTTTACCAGTAA
- a CDS encoding DRTGG domain-containing protein — MKAREILEILNAELLTGEENLDMEFNAACGSDLMSDVMAYVKENVVLLTGLVNPQVIRTAEMMDIKLVVFIRGKRPEEKIIQMAKEKGIAIMTTNDPMFIACGKLYSAGITERGVWD; from the coding sequence ATGAAGGCTAGGGAGATTTTAGAAATTTTAAATGCAGAACTTTTGACCGGGGAAGAAAATCTTGACATGGAGTTTAATGCAGCCTGTGGGTCAGACCTTATGAGCGATGTTATGGCCTATGTCAAAGAAAATGTGGTTTTGCTGACAGGGCTTGTCAATCCTCAGGTGATTAGGACTGCGGAAATGATGGATATAAAATTGGTGGTTTTCATCAGGGGAAAGAGGCCCGAGGAGAAGATTATTCAAATGGCAAAAGAAAAAGGGATAGCAATCATGACCACGAACGACCCGATGTTTATAGCATGCGGAAAGTTGTACAGTGCAGGTATAACAGAAAGAGGTGTTTGGGATTGA
- a CDS encoding ATP-binding protein produces MSDGIIRKNFVIPANDFTLAGEASSTVKKMLIQLGADPQKIKKTAISMYEAELNAVIHANGGVAEVEIDRNKVFIRIKDEGPGIPDLELAMQEGYTTAPDSIREMGFGAGMGLPNMKRYADKLEIITEVGKGTIVEITVFLTDNEKENH; encoded by the coding sequence TTGAGTGACGGTATAATAAGGAAAAACTTTGTTATACCTGCAAATGATTTTACATTGGCCGGGGAAGCATCAAGCACCGTAAAGAAGATGCTTATACAGCTTGGTGCTGATCCACAGAAAATAAAAAAGACGGCCATATCCATGTATGAGGCTGAATTGAACGCCGTCATTCACGCCAACGGCGGAGTGGCGGAAGTTGAAATTGACAGAAACAAAGTCTTTATACGGATAAAAGATGAAGGACCGGGAATACCTGATTTGGAGCTGGCAATGCAGGAAGGATATACCACTGCTCCGGACAGTATCCGTGAAATGGGGTTTGGTGCCGGAATGGGACTTCCCAATATGAAAAGATATGCTGACAAGCTTGAGATAATAACGGAAGTAGGAAAGGGGACTATTGTTGAGATTACCGTGTTTTTAACGGATAATGAGAAAGAGAACCATTAA
- a CDS encoding [Fe-Fe] hydrogenase large subunit C-terminal domain-containing protein → MSPYFHSVTLDEVKCKGCTNCIKRCPTEAIRVRKSKARIINERCIDCGECIRVCPYHAKKAITDPIGLINDYKYKVAIPAPSLYGQLKSAPSRDHILTALKMCGFDDVFEVARAAEIITSETKKILAQQRFEKPLISSACPAVVRLIQVRFPNLIDNILKLKSPMEVAAKIAKDEISRNRKIRQEDIGVFFITPCAAKVTSIKAPLDKEKSFVDGAISISEIYLKILSALGKIDKPEKLSRAGFVGVRWANSGGESIALGTDKFLAVDGIHNVIAILEEIEDEKLEDIDFVEALACQGGCLGGPLNVENMYVARKTIKKFIDDAKEKGLETAADENCNYDIAWTGKVEYKPVMKLDKDFDVAMKKLETLNVINSGLPGLDCGACGAPSCRALAEDIVRGNANETDCIFKLREKVRDLAFQMMELEAKMPPVLDKDETSENKSKKRGEF, encoded by the coding sequence ATGAGTCCGTACTTCCACTCGGTGACTCTGGACGAGGTCAAATGTAAAGGTTGTACCAATTGCATAAAAAGATGCCCCACGGAAGCAATCAGAGTAAGAAAGAGCAAAGCCAGAATCATAAATGAAAGATGCATAGATTGCGGAGAGTGTATAAGGGTTTGTCCTTATCATGCCAAAAAGGCGATAACCGACCCTATTGGCCTGATAAATGACTATAAATACAAAGTTGCGATACCTGCCCCTTCCCTGTATGGACAGCTAAAGTCAGCGCCTTCAAGGGATCATATCCTCACTGCTCTTAAAATGTGCGGATTTGACGATGTTTTTGAGGTTGCAAGGGCAGCCGAGATTATTACCAGTGAGACTAAAAAAATACTTGCACAGCAAAGATTTGAAAAGCCCCTTATATCTTCAGCATGCCCTGCTGTAGTAAGGCTCATACAAGTGAGGTTTCCAAATCTTATCGATAATATATTAAAGCTAAAGTCCCCCATGGAGGTTGCGGCCAAAATCGCAAAAGATGAAATATCACGAAACAGGAAAATTCGCCAGGAGGACATCGGCGTATTTTTTATTACTCCCTGTGCCGCAAAAGTGACCAGCATAAAAGCTCCTTTGGACAAGGAGAAGTCCTTTGTGGACGGAGCAATTTCAATTTCGGAAATATATTTAAAAATACTTTCTGCCCTGGGGAAAATTGATAAACCTGAAAAGCTTTCAAGAGCCGGGTTTGTCGGAGTACGCTGGGCAAATTCCGGAGGAGAAAGCATCGCCCTTGGAACGGACAAATTTCTTGCGGTTGACGGTATTCACAATGTAATTGCGATTCTTGAGGAAATTGAGGACGAAAAGCTGGAGGATATAGATTTTGTTGAAGCTCTGGCATGTCAGGGAGGCTGTCTTGGCGGTCCACTTAACGTGGAAAATATGTATGTTGCCAGAAAAACAATAAAGAAATTTATTGATGATGCAAAAGAAAAAGGGTTGGAAACGGCGGCAGACGAAAATTGCAATTATGATATTGCCTGGACGGGAAAGGTTGAATACAAACCTGTCATGAAGCTGGACAAGGATTTTGACGTGGCAATGAAGAAGCTGGAGACTCTTAATGTCATAAACAGCGGACTTCCCGGACTGGATTGCGGTGCGTGCGGTGCACCGAGCTGCAGAGCCCTTGCGGAAGACATAGTAAGGGGGAATGCCAACGAGACGGATTGCATATTTAAACTGAGAGAAAAAGTAAGAGACCTTGCATTTCAGATGATGGAGCTGGAAGCAAAAATGCCTCCTGTGCTGGACAAGGATGAAACTTCGGAAAACAAATCAAAGAAAAGGGGAGAGTTTTGA
- a CDS encoding DRTGG domain-containing protein encodes MKVKEFAEQLKMEILTGEKGLEKEIKGMYICDLLSWVMSHAAKGDAWITVHTHVNIVAVALMADIPCIIIPEGIEVEEATIKKAVEEDIAILRTSKTAYQIACEAGKLL; translated from the coding sequence ATGAAGGTTAAGGAGTTTGCAGAGCAGTTGAAAATGGAGATATTAACCGGGGAAAAAGGACTTGAAAAAGAAATAAAGGGTATGTATATATGCGACCTTTTAAGTTGGGTTATGTCTCATGCTGCCAAAGGAGATGCGTGGATTACGGTGCATACTCATGTCAATATTGTGGCAGTTGCTCTGATGGCCGACATACCTTGTATTATTATTCCCGAGGGTATTGAAGTGGAGGAGGCAACTATAAAAAAAGCTGTGGAAGAGGACATTGCAATATTGAGAACATCCAAAACCGCCTATCAAATAGCATGTGAAGCAGGTAAATTATTATGA
- a CDS encoding PHP domain-containing protein produces the protein MIVYTDLHIHSALSPCSDNEMTPNNIVNMAFLKQLDIIAVTDHNSAENCVAVVECAKKRGIVAVPGMELETREEVHLVCLFPGIDEALDMQKIVYNALPDIKNREDIFGEQIVMDAGDNVLRHVDRLLLTASNLSVEDVFSHVAALGGVVIPAHVDRDSYSIISNLGIIPENPEIKYLEISKFCDKTKYLEKNPHLGRFNFIRSSDAHSLGDILERENSIELEEISIECLIETLKK, from the coding sequence ATGATAGTGTACACAGACCTTCATATTCATTCTGCATTATCTCCGTGCTCCGATAATGAGATGACACCCAACAATATTGTCAACATGGCCTTTCTCAAACAGCTTGACATTATTGCGGTGACCGATCACAATTCTGCCGAAAACTGTGTTGCAGTGGTCGAGTGTGCCAAAAAGAGAGGGATTGTTGCGGTTCCCGGAATGGAGCTTGAAACCAGGGAAGAGGTTCACCTTGTATGCCTTTTTCCGGGTATTGATGAGGCGCTTGACATGCAGAAGATAGTATATAATGCACTCCCGGACATAAAAAATCGGGAAGACATATTTGGAGAGCAAATTGTAATGGATGCCGGGGATAATGTTTTAAGGCATGTGGACAGACTTCTTTTGACTGCATCAAATCTTAGCGTTGAAGATGTGTTCAGCCATGTTGCGGCATTGGGAGGTGTTGTTATACCTGCCCATGTGGACCGAGATTCTTACAGTATTATTTCAAATCTTGGAATCATTCCTGAAAATCCTGAAATAAAATATCTCGAAATCTCAAAATTCTGCGACAAAACGAAATATCTTGAGAAAAACCCCCATCTTGGAAGATTTAATTTTATCAGATCTTCTGATGCCCATTCATTGGGCGACATTCTGGAAAGGGAAAATTCTATTGAACTTGAGGAAATAAGCATAGAATGCCTTATTGAGACGTTAAAAAAGTGA
- the nuoE gene encoding NADH-quinone oxidoreductase subunit NuoE, whose product MSANGCCCCGGVDSREQKLNEIIEKYKNTKGALVPVLHEAQEVYGYLPLEVQKKIAEGLNIPLAEVYGVVTFYTQFSLNPKGKYKIQVCMGTACYVKGSGAILEKLKEKLEIDVGECTSDGKFSLEACRCIGACGLAPVIMINDDVYGRLVPDDIEGIIEKYKKE is encoded by the coding sequence ATGAGCGCAAATGGTTGCTGCTGTTGCGGCGGAGTAGACTCCAGAGAACAAAAACTTAACGAAATAATTGAAAAATACAAAAACACAAAAGGAGCGCTTGTTCCTGTTCTTCATGAAGCACAGGAAGTATATGGTTATTTGCCTCTGGAGGTTCAGAAAAAAATTGCTGAAGGGCTTAACATACCTTTGGCTGAAGTTTACGGTGTTGTAACATTCTATACCCAGTTTTCCTTGAATCCAAAAGGAAAATATAAAATCCAGGTTTGCATGGGTACTGCATGTTATGTAAAAGGATCCGGAGCTATTTTGGAAAAGCTTAAAGAAAAGCTTGAGATTGATGTTGGCGAATGCACCAGTGACGGCAAGTTTTCTTTGGAAGCTTGCAGATGTATAGGAGCTTGTGGATTGGCCCCGGTAATAATGATTAACGACGATGTATACGGCAGACTTGTACCTGATGATATAGAAGGGATAATTGAAAAGTATAAGAAAGAATGA
- a CDS encoding ATP-binding protein: MDIVQNSIDAKASKISILICADKKSDLLEIEVKDNGIGMDSDFLKEVVNPFTTTRDTRRVGLGIPLLKASAKRASGDLEITSEKLVGTTVKASFKISHIDRLPLGNLAQTMESLIVARPDIEYDLTLDNKKERFIFNSFEIKRRIGEVPLTHFEVLKWIGEYVNDGVKTIFGGILDEILG, from the coding sequence ATGGATATAGTTCAAAACTCGATAGATGCTAAAGCAAGCAAAATCAGCATTTTAATATGTGCTGATAAGAAGTCGGATCTTTTGGAAATTGAAGTAAAAGACAATGGTATTGGAATGGACAGCGATTTTCTGAAAGAGGTTGTCAATCCTTTTACCACTACAAGGGACACAAGAAGAGTGGGTCTTGGAATTCCGCTTTTGAAAGCGTCTGCAAAAAGAGCTTCAGGTGATCTTGAAATTACATCTGAAAAACTCGTCGGTACTACGGTTAAAGCAAGCTTCAAAATATCCCACATAGATCGGCTTCCGTTGGGAAATCTGGCTCAGACCATGGAAAGTCTTATTGTTGCACGACCTGACATTGAATACGACCTTACTCTTGACAACAAAAAGGAAAGATTTATTTTCAACTCCTTTGAAATAAAAAGGAGAATCGGAGAAGTTCCGTTAACTCATTTTGAAGTGCTAAAGTGGATTGGCGAGTATGTAAATGATGGTGTAAAGACTATTTTTGGAGGGATATTAGATGAAATCCTTGGCTGA
- a CDS encoding (2Fe-2S) ferredoxin domain-containing protein produces MKSLAELEEIRKRTLDQINLRTSNHDIRVVVGMATCGIAAGARPVMNAFVEELNKRNLTNVAVTMTGCIGMCKLEPIVEVIDKDGSKVTYVKMTPEKVARVVAEHIVNGRVCTEYTIAEADK; encoded by the coding sequence ATGAAATCCTTGGCTGAATTAGAAGAAATAAGAAAGAGGACTCTTGATCAAATAAATTTGAGGACCAGCAATCATGACATCAGAGTTGTTGTGGGTATGGCCACATGTGGTATCGCTGCCGGAGCAAGACCGGTTATGAATGCGTTTGTTGAAGAATTAAACAAGAGGAATTTGACCAATGTAGCGGTTACTATGACAGGATGTATCGGAATGTGTAAACTTGAACCTATTGTTGAGGTAATTGACAAGGACGGCAGCAAGGTAACATATGTAAAAATGACTCCTGAAAAGGTTGCCCGTGTTGTTGCTGAGCACATAGTCAATGGAAGGGTATGTACTGAGTATACCATCGCAGAGGCGGACAAATAG
- the nuoF gene encoding NADH-quinone oxidoreductase subunit NuoF, with product MQLYRAHVLVCGGTGCTSSNSNKIITELEEQIARNGIQNEVKVVRTGCFGLCAEGPIMVVYPEGAMYTMVKVEDVKEIVEEHLVKGRIVKRLLPGGGGKDEKASLEGNDFFAKQQRIALRNCGVINPENIDEYIAFDGYKALAKVLTEMTPEQVVDVIKRSGLRGRGGGGFPTGLKWEFAMKQDADQKYVCCNADEGDPGAFMDRSVLEGDPHSVIEAMAIAGYAIGANQGYVYVRAEYPIAVKRLGIAIQQAREYGLLGKNIFGTDFSFDVDIRLGAGAFVCGEETALMTSIEGHRGEPRPRPPFPAVKGLWQKPTLLNNVETYANIPQIILKGPEWFASIGTEKSKGTKVFAVGGKINNTGLVEIPMGTTLREVIYDIGGGIPNGKKFKAAQTGGPSGGCIPASHIDTPIDYDSLTQLGSMMGSGGLIIMDEDTCMVDIAKFFLEFTVDESCGKCPPCRIGTKRMYEILERITEGKGEEGDIEKLEMLAKNIKASALCGLGQTAPNPILSTLRYFRHEYIEHVRDKKCAAGVCKALMHYEIDAEKCKSCGICARQCPVKAISGEKKVPYVIDQNKCIKCGVCMEKCPFKAISKKA from the coding sequence ATGCAATTATATAGAGCACATGTTCTGGTTTGTGGAGGTACAGGCTGTACTTCATCAAACTCCAATAAGATAATCACTGAATTGGAAGAACAAATTGCCAGAAACGGTATACAGAATGAAGTAAAAGTTGTAAGAACCGGATGCTTTGGACTTTGCGCCGAAGGCCCGATTATGGTGGTTTATCCTGAAGGTGCAATGTATACAATGGTCAAAGTTGAAGATGTGAAAGAGATAGTTGAGGAGCATCTGGTAAAAGGAAGAATTGTAAAAAGACTTCTTCCAGGCGGCGGTGGCAAGGATGAAAAAGCTTCCCTTGAAGGCAATGACTTCTTTGCAAAGCAGCAAAGAATTGCGTTAAGAAACTGCGGTGTTATAAATCCTGAAAATATTGACGAATATATTGCTTTTGACGGATATAAGGCATTGGCAAAAGTATTGACTGAAATGACTCCCGAACAAGTTGTTGATGTTATTAAAAGATCCGGTTTGAGAGGAAGAGGGGGCGGAGGTTTCCCTACCGGACTTAAATGGGAGTTTGCAATGAAACAGGATGCAGACCAGAAATATGTTTGCTGTAATGCCGACGAGGGAGACCCGGGAGCATTCATGGACAGAAGTGTCCTTGAAGGAGACCCTCATTCTGTAATTGAAGCTATGGCGATTGCAGGTTATGCCATAGGCGCAAATCAGGGATATGTTTATGTAAGAGCGGAATACCCGATTGCCGTAAAGAGGCTTGGCATTGCCATTCAGCAGGCAAGAGAATATGGACTTTTGGGTAAAAACATATTTGGAACGGACTTTAGCTTTGATGTTGATATAAGGCTTGGAGCAGGTGCTTTTGTGTGCGGTGAGGAAACAGCTCTCATGACGTCCATAGAGGGACACAGGGGAGAGCCAAGACCAAGGCCTCCGTTCCCTGCGGTAAAAGGTTTGTGGCAAAAGCCGACTTTGCTGAATAACGTTGAGACTTATGCAAACATTCCCCAGATTATTCTGAAAGGTCCCGAATGGTTTGCAAGCATTGGTACTGAAAAGAGTAAAGGTACCAAAGTATTTGCGGTGGGCGGTAAAATTAACAATACAGGTTTGGTAGAAATTCCTATGGGTACAACTTTGAGAGAGGTTATTTATGACATAGGAGGAGGAATACCGAACGGCAAGAAGTTCAAAGCAGCCCAGACCGGAGGTCCTTCCGGAGGATGTATTCCTGCAAGCCATATTGATACGCCAATTGACTATGATTCATTAACCCAGTTGGGCTCAATGATGGGTTCCGGCGGACTTATAATCATGGATGAAGACACATGTATGGTTGACATTGCAAAGTTCTTCCTTGAATTTACTGTTGACGAATCCTGCGGTAAGTGTCCGCCGTGCCGTATAGGAACAAAGAGAATGTATGAGATTCTTGAAAGGATTACTGAAGGCAAGGGAGAAGAAGGGGACATTGAAAAGCTGGAGATGCTTGCAAAGAATATAAAGGCATCGGCTTTGTGCGGACTGGGTCAGACAGCTCCGAATCCTATTCTCAGTACTTTAAGATACTTCAGGCATGAATATATTGAGCACGTAAGGGATAAGAAGTGTGCCGCAGGGGTTTGCAAGGCGTTGATGCATTATGAAATAGATGCTGAGAAATGTAAGAGCTGCGGAATATGCGCAAGACAATGTCCTGTAAAAGCAATAAGCGGAGAAAAGAAGGTTCCGTACGTTATAGATCAGAACAAATGTATCAAATGTGGCGTTTGTATGGAGAAATGTCCGTTCAAGGCCATTTCCAAAAAAGCCTAA
- a CDS encoding NADH-dependent [FeFe] hydrogenase, group A6, with the protein MQMVNVTIDNCKIQVPANYTVLEAAKQANIDIPTLCFLKDINEVGACRMCVVEVKGARSLQAACVYPVSEGLEVYTQTPAVREARKVTLELILSNHEKKCLTCVRSENCELQRLAKDLNVKDIRFEGEMSNLPIDDLSPSVVRDPNKCVLCRRCVSMCKNVQTVGAIDVTERGFRTTVSTAFNKPLSEVPCVNCGQCINVCPVGALREKDDIDKVWEALANPELHVVVQTAPAVRVALGEEFGMPIGSRVTGKMVAALSRLGFKKVFDTDTAADLTIMEEGTELINRIKNGGKLPLITSCSPGWIKFCEHNYPEFLDNLSSCKSPHEMFGAVLKSYYAQKNGIDPSKVFVVSIMPCTAKKFEAQRPELSSTGYPDVDVVLTTRELARMIKETGIDFNSLPDKQFDDPMGEASGAGVIFGATGGVMEAAIRTVGELLSGKPADKIEYTEVRGLDGIKEASIELDGFTLKAAVAHGLGNARKLLDKIKAGEADYHFIEIMACPGGCINGGGQPIQPSSVRNWKDIRCERAKAIYEEDESLPIRKSHENPKIKMLYEEFFGEPGSHKAHELLHTHYEKRENYPVK; encoded by the coding sequence ATGCAAATGGTAAATGTTACTATAGATAATTGCAAGATACAGGTACCTGCCAATTATACCGTGTTGGAAGCTGCAAAACAGGCTAACATAGACATACCTACTCTTTGCTTCCTCAAGGATATAAATGAAGTAGGTGCCTGCCGTATGTGCGTTGTTGAGGTAAAAGGTGCCAGAAGCTTACAGGCGGCCTGTGTATATCCGGTGTCCGAAGGTCTTGAGGTGTACACTCAGACACCGGCGGTAAGGGAAGCCAGGAAAGTGACTTTGGAACTTATACTGTCAAACCATGAAAAGAAATGTTTGACCTGTGTAAGAAGTGAAAACTGCGAATTGCAAAGACTGGCAAAAGATCTGAATGTAAAAGATATCAGATTTGAAGGTGAAATGAGCAATTTGCCGATAGATGATCTTTCGCCTTCTGTTGTAAGGGATCCCAACAAGTGTGTTTTGTGCAGACGCTGTGTCAGCATGTGCAAGAATGTTCAGACCGTTGGAGCCATTGATGTTACTGAAAGAGGATTCCGTACCACCGTATCAACGGCCTTTAACAAACCTCTCAGTGAAGTACCCTGCGTAAACTGCGGACAGTGTATCAATGTATGTCCTGTGGGAGCATTGAGAGAAAAGGACGATATTGACAAGGTTTGGGAAGCTCTTGCAAATCCTGAGCTTCATGTAGTCGTTCAGACGGCTCCTGCAGTCAGGGTTGCATTGGGAGAAGAGTTTGGAATGCCTATCGGCTCAAGAGTGACCGGTAAAATGGTGGCAGCATTGAGTCGACTGGGCTTTAAAAAGGTATTTGATACAGATACGGCTGCCGACCTTACAATAATGGAGGAAGGTACTGAGCTTATAAACAGGATTAAAAACGGCGGCAAGCTTCCTTTGATAACTTCCTGCAGCCCGGGATGGATAAAGTTCTGCGAACACAACTATCCTGAGTTTTTAGACAATCTGTCCAGCTGCAAATCGCCTCACGAAATGTTTGGTGCGGTTTTGAAATCCTACTATGCACAGAAAAACGGAATTGATCCTTCAAAAGTATTTGTTGTATCAATAATGCCATGTACGGCAAAGAAGTTTGAGGCTCAAAGGCCGGAGCTTTCTTCAACGGGTTATCCTGATGTGGATGTTGTTCTTACCACAAGAGAGCTTGCAAGAATGATAAAAGAAACGGGTATTGATTTTAATTCCCTTCCGGATAAACAGTTTGATGATCCTATGGGTGAGGCATCCGGAGCAGGTGTTATTTTTGGTGCCACCGGAGGAGTTATGGAGGCTGCCATCAGGACCGTCGGTGAATTATTGAGCGGCAAACCTGCAGACAAGATTGAATATACTGAGGTAAGAGGTCTTGACGGTATAAAAGAGGCTTCCATAGAACTTGACGGTTTTACTCTGAAGGCTGCTGTTGCCCATGGTCTTGGCAACGCAAGAAAGCTTCTTGACAAAATAAAAGCCGGAGAGGCGGATTATCATTTCATTGAAATAATGGCCTGTCCCGGTGGTTGTATAAACGGTGGAGGACAGCCCATACAGCCGTCATCTGTGAGAAACTGGAAAGATATAAGATGCGAGAGGGCGAAAGCTATTTACGAAGAGGATGAGTCCTTGCCTATAAGAAAATCTCATGAAAATCCAAAGATAAAGATGCTGTATGAAGAATTCTTTGGTGAACCGGGCAGTCATAAAGCTCACGAGCTTTTGCACACTCATTATGAGAAGAGGGAAAACTACCCTGTTAAATGA
- a CDS encoding flavin reductase family protein, protein MAKQLWKPSTILNPVPVVMVSCCGREGKPNIITVAWAGTINSKPPMVSISIRKERYSYNLIKEKGQFVINLTTRKLAFAADFCGVKSGRDVDKFEVLKLTQEKASVVDVPMIKESPVNIECTVKDIIELGSHDMFIAQIEAVSVDESLIDKKGRLCMEKADLICYSHGEYWSLEKTLGYFGYSITKRKEVLKRRLNKKDR, encoded by the coding sequence ATGGCAAAACAACTTTGGAAACCGTCTACTATATTAAATCCGGTTCCGGTTGTAATGGTAAGCTGTTGCGGCAGAGAGGGAAAGCCCAATATAATTACTGTCGCATGGGCCGGAACAATTAATTCAAAACCTCCTATGGTTTCAATATCCATAAGGAAAGAGCGGTATTCCTATAATCTAATAAAGGAAAAAGGACAGTTTGTAATAAATCTTACAACCAGAAAGCTGGCATTTGCCGCTGATTTTTGCGGTGTAAAGTCCGGCAGGGATGTTGATAAGTTTGAAGTTCTCAAGCTGACACAGGAGAAGGCCTCTGTAGTGGATGTACCAATGATAAAGGAAAGTCCTGTGAATATTGAATGCACGGTGAAGGATATAATTGAATTGGGCTCTCATGACATGTTCATAGCACAGATTGAAGCCGTAAGTGTGGATGAATCCCTTATTGACAAGAAAGGGAGGCTGTGCATGGAGAAAGCGGATCTTATATGCTATTCCCATGGAGAATACTGGTCTTTGGAAAAGACATTGGGATATTTTGGATATTCGATAACCAAAAGAAAAGAGGTTTTAAAAAGGAGATTAAATAAAAAAGACAGGTAA